The sequence ATTATTTGTTAAGCAAGAGATTGAGGGTTCCAAACAAAGTATATACTTTAAACATACTGGAATTATTTGTACTGCATGTTTTCTGGGCCTTTGTCCTTTTGTCCGCACacattttgttggcattgtgtcattTCAAAAAATGCTTTCTACTGTATCAGAATTTTGTAAATTAATCTTTTTGCAGGTTGCAGAGCTTGTGATGAATGCAGTTCCTCTTGCATTGGCACCGGAAGATGATCACAGAAAACAGGAACTGGAAAAGCTgcagaaagagaaggaagaaattGATAGGATCGCACGGAGGCATGTTCGCATTGTCTTGTGGACAGGTTTATGTTGTCTATCCATGCAGACTGCATTGTTCTTTCGTCTGACATTTTGGGAGCTTTCCTGGGATGTCATGGAACCCATTGCATTTTTTGTCACAACTGGTGGATTACTTCTAGGCTATATGTATTTTCTCATTACATCAAGAGATCCAAGTTATCAAGATGTGATGACAAGGCTTTTTCTTTCCAAGCAAAAGAAGCTTTACAAGAAGAGAAAGTTTGACGTGGATAGGTTTTTGGAATTGCAGAAACACTGTAAATCTCCCTTGGATTACAAAAATGGGAAGGAAGCAGTTCTTGGGAACTGATTTTATGTTACCAGAACTTCTGCATCCTTGTCTGGACAGCTGTACAAGCTTCAGCTATTCAGTGGGTATTTCATTGTCACATAGGAGCTAAATAAGACTAACGTAACATAATACACATAACATATGGTATAACTCGCTGCACTGATTGCTTCAATGATATTAACCTTTCCTGTTAGGTAGTATCTTTTAGGACTTTCCAATTGGATTTTTAATCTTGGGAGCTTCAGGAAATTGCTGAGTTTCAAGGGACTCTAATTTTGGAAGACATGAAAATAGAGTTTTACAGCCGCAATTGGCACTTTGTTTTTAGTTTGTTTAGGCATTAGGGCTAATTTACCTCTGATTGTAATGCCATATTGAGCATCAAGGTAAAAATCTGGGGCAAGAACAGCTTGGAATTACTTCTTGAGGTCAAATTTTGACTATTTATAGAATGATTAGATTTATGGTGGTAATTGTTTTTCCCTCGTTTGCATCTCTGCATGTCTCATAAAATCATGTAAATCTGTAAAATTTGAGAACTGACTTCTCACGAAGCCTTTGTCTCGTTCTTACCAACTGTTTTATAAATATGCGGCTATGAGGAGAACTGATGTAGAATATTTTAATGTGGTGTGGTGAAACATTCTGGTTAGTTTTTTGCACCAGCTGTAAGTTGTCAAATAGTGAAACAAAGCATCTGCTCTTCTTTTAAAATAGACTTGGGTGTGGCAACTTTTCAAGCAGAACTGTAATATGTCGGATAAAAGTGTCGACTTCTCATCCTGAGACACTTTgtaacaacttgatgaattattaagTACTATACCTGAAATCTTCATGGCAGGGACTTTAACATTGGATTTTCTGTAAGTAGTTCAATAACTGGTAGTGGAATTAAAACTTCATTGTTGAAAACTTGTTAAAATATGTTTACGCAATTAATCATATTCATAGGTTTTTAATCTAGAATATTCAACTAAGATGCATCTTTACATTGAAAATTAAGAAGGTAGCTTAGCATGATACAAAATGGC is a genomic window of Cryptomeria japonica chromosome 7, Sugi_1.0, whole genome shotgun sequence containing:
- the LOC131073108 gene encoding calcium uniporter protein 6, mitochondrial — encoded protein: MARFRFFRGILATAQGVLRANGGASGFCGRRLFDYSLLPALRTNILFATSAEYKQPEWERTSNGGGGGGGGIALDEVKRILRLANVEALKKRLEADGKEFITQIELLKLCRSMGVAQSDEEAEDFAKALDAAGVILIFRNKVYLHPEKVAELVMNAVPLALAPEDDHRKQELEKLQKEKEEIDRIARRHVRIVLWTGLCCLSMQTALFFRLTFWELSWDVMEPIAFFVTTGGLLLGYMYFLITSRDPSYQDVMTRLFLSKQKKLYKKRKFDVDRFLELQKHCKSPLDYKNGKEAVLGN